In Octopus bimaculoides isolate UCB-OBI-ISO-001 chromosome 5, ASM119413v2, whole genome shotgun sequence, a genomic segment contains:
- the LOC106874091 gene encoding uncharacterized protein LOC106874091 isoform X2 has translation MKGFWGVGIETAVFHRTIAIYFIFTALILLFLEIVFLIDIWLSLCISDDSTCMKLWQYVLWIDTWKKGILYILLCWPSFLHLQNPILGILAGVMLLICAILYITRTFETWPVQESEKTEETDTYDRFPEIHDVLEDNIINPPGPNTIMLNIADQNEIIQV, from the exons GGTTCTGGGGAGTTGGTATAGAGACTGCTGTGTTTCACCGTACAATTGCCATATATTTCAT CTTCACAGCACTCATCCTTCTTTTCCTTGAGATTGTATTCCTGATTGACATTTGGCTGTCTCTCTGCATCAG TGATGATTCCACATGTATGAAACTTTGGCAGTATGTTTTGTGGATTGACACATGGAAAAAAGGAATCTTGTACATTCTTCTTTGCTGGCCCAGttttttacatttacaaaatCCTATTCTTGGTATTTTAGCAG GTGTTATGCTTCTTATATGTGCCATTTTATACATTACAAGAACATTTGAAACTTGGCCTGTACAAGAGTCTGAGAAAACTGAAGAGACTGACACATATGACAG GTTTCCAGAAATCCATGATGTATTGGAAGACAATATCATTAATCCTCCTGGGCCCAACACCATCATGTTGAACATAGCTGACCAGAATGAGATCATCCAAGTGTAG